From Epinephelus lanceolatus isolate andai-2023 chromosome 12, ASM4190304v1, whole genome shotgun sequence, the proteins below share one genomic window:
- the LOC144465009 gene encoding interleukin-12 subunit alpha-like, whose translation MPLVKLYFTPALLLLVLACSQVSQSVPLMGTGPMTDTCVLYAHTLLQNITDTLTQNNLFSGIDCTKQSVELNMETNTPSVCAPQKSTCSVIINSQFDQDSCLTNIGEDLLHYYKFLAAQPDPDSLLAPTVLLSLRELMENCFKWSLPTDLAENEAADRPSTYDERLSLCKVLKGFHVRSITINRAIAYLNSGEHTK comes from the exons ATGCCTCTCGTCAAGCTCT ACTTCActcctgctctgctgctcctcgtGCTCGCCTGCTCTCAGGTCAGCCAGTCTGTGCCACTGATGGGTACAGGACCGATGACGGACACCTGTGTTTTATACGCACACACTCTGCTACAGAACATcactgacacactcacacag AACAACCTGTTCAGTGGAATCGACTGCACAAAGCAGAGTGTGGAGCTGAACATGGAGACTAACACGCCATCTGTGTGTGCACCACAG AAATCAACGTGCTCAGTTATAATTAACTCACAGTTTGATCAG GACTCATGTCTGACAAACATCGGAGAGGATCTGCTTCACTACTACAAATTTCTAGCTGCTCAGCCGGACCCTGACAGTTTACTGGCTCCAACTGTTCTGCTGAGCCTCAGAGAGCTCATGGAG aACTGCTTCAAATGGTCTCTGCCAACAGACTTGGCTGAAAACGAG gcTGCTGACCGCCCAAGCACCTATGACGAAAGACTGAGCCTCTGCAAAGTGCTGAAGGGCTTCCACGTCCGCAGCATCACAATCAACAGAGCCATCGCGTACCTGAACTCTGGCGAACACACTAAATGA
- the arl14 gene encoding ADP-ribosylation factor-like protein 14 encodes MGLRGSKQPEAQVLLLGLDNAGKSTLLYKLKHNACVSTVPTIGFNVEMFEAKKNRKNIAVTVWDVGGQGKMREHWESFHQDAAAVVFVVDSSGRERLEEARRELEKTLRSEQLRGRPLVVVANKQDVNGSLTVTEIKDVFNLKKICSGRDWFVQPCSASTGFGVEEAFRRVIQMVK; translated from the coding sequence ATGGGACTGCGAGGATCTAAACAACCAGAAGCCCAAGTCCTCCTTCTGGGTCTGGACAACGCCGGGAAGTCGACCCTCCTCTACAAACTGAAACACAACGCGTGCGTCAGCACCGTCCCCACCATCGGCTTCAATGTGGAAATGTTCGAGGCGAAAAAGAACAGGAAGAACATCGCCGTAACCGTGTGGGACGTCGGTGGCCAGGGGAAGATGCGCGAGCACTGGGAGAGCTTCCACCAGGACGCAGCAGCTGTGGTGTTTGTTGTGGACAGCTCCGGCAGGGAGCGCCTGGAGGAGGCGCGCAGGGAGCTGGAGAAGACGTTGAGGAGCGAGCAGCTGCGGGGCCGTCCGCTCGTTGTTGTCGCCAACAAGCAGGACGTGAACGGCTCTCTGACTGTCACTGAAATCAAGGACGTGTTTAACCTGAAAAAGATTTGTTCGGGTCGGGACTGGTTCGTTCAGCCTTGTTCCGCATCGACGGGATTTGGAGTTGAAGAGGCCTTCAGACGCGTGATCCAAATggtcaaataa
- the LOC117271794 gene encoding zona pellucida sperm-binding protein 3 — MDHKLQKTSFWWIIILISLCTLTDSRVVYSQGPSATLNSHIPSRTRGSTQPQVTEVQQQHSAGLGVRPRPVVVSCLPDSMRVVVQADMFDTGIQVDGGHLRLGSDPVREGSACGAVPSGEAEFTIRAHLTDCGTKLSSTTEKIIYSNVLIYSPEPSSDGLLRLDGATIPVQCHYEKRYAVDGISLHPTWVSSVSTLSAEDQIDFNLLLMTDDWRFGRGYYSYFLGDPIRFEVSAIIGNHMPLRVYVDHCVATATPDAEATLRYDFIENYGCLADAYLTNSSSRFLPRAEEHKLRFQVEAFRFYQEPHNQVYITCYVKAVPVVLAVNSQNRACSLIDNRWRSVDGNDQACRSCDISLRGADSLPTEPSKATIHTQALPSVNLQESLAQNRPEQHPANYFSFRPGMHQSQHNIHQQSSAGVMKRGAESKAEQTVQLGPITVLPSSKTDRRSSESKTILSTKTRTT, encoded by the exons ATGGACCACAAGCTTCAGAAGACTTCATTTTGGTGGATTATCATCCTTATCTCACTTTGCACACTTACAGACAGCCGGGTAGTTTACAGCCAAGGCCCCAGCGCCACACTTAACTCCCACATCCCGAGCAGGACTCGTGGTAGCACCCAGCCTCAGGTGACTGAGGTCCAACAGCAGCACAGCGCGGGGCTCGGTGTGCGGCCTCGGCCTGTTGTTGTCAGCTGCCTCCCGGACTCGATGCGGGTTGTGGTGCAGGCTGACATGTTTGACACGGGGATCCAGGTGGATGGTGGACATCTGCGCCTGGGCTCAGACCCAGTGAGGGAAGGGAGCGCATGTGGAGCGGTGCCATCAGGAGAGGCGGAGTTCACCATCCGGGCCCATCTGACGGATTGTGGAACTAAACTCTCG TCAACAACAGAGAAGATTATTTACTCTAATGTTCTGATCTACTCACCTGAACCTTCATCTGATGGTTTGCTTAGACTGGATGGAGCAACCATTCCAGTTCAGTGTCATTATGAAAA GAGATATGCTGTGGATGGCATTTCCCTTCATCCCACCTGGGTTTCTTCTGTCTCCACTCTCTCGGCAGAAGATCAGATAGACTTCAATCTGCTACTCATGACTG ATGATTGGCGGTTTGGGAGGGGATATTATTCGTACTTCCTGGGTGACCCCATTCGTTTTGAAGTTTCTGCCATCATCGGTAACCACATGCCCCTGCGAGTCTATGTTGACCACTGTGTCGCCACAGCAACTCCAGATGCAGAGGCTACATTAAGATATGACTTTATTGAAAATTATGG GTGTCTAGCTGATGCTTACCTGACAAACTCCAGCTCCCGTTTCCTACCTAGAGCTGAAGAGCACAAGCTCAGGTTTCAGGTTGAGGCCTTCAGGTTCTACCAGGAGCCCCACAATCAG GTCTACATAACCTGCTATGTGAAGGCTGTTCCAGTCGTGTTGGCTGTCAACTCTCAAAACAGGGCGTGCTCTTTAATTGATAACAG ATGGAGGTCAGTGGATGGGAACGACCAGGCGTGTAGAAGCTGTGATATCTCGCTCCGGGGTGCGGATTCTCTGCCCACAGAACCCTCTAAAGCAACCATTCACACCCAAGCATTGCCCTCCGTGAATTTGCAGGAGAGTTTAGCCCAAAACAGACCTGAACAACACCCAGCCAACTACTTCAGTTTTCGTCCAGGAATGCACCAGAGCCAACACAACATACATCAGCAATCCTCTGCTGGAGTGATGAAGAGAGGAGCTGAGAGCAAAGCAG AGCAAACTGTCCAGCTGGGACCCATTACCGTCCTGCCATCCAGCAAAACTGACAGAAGGTCATCGGAGTCCAAAACAATACTTTCAACAAAGACCAGAACCACCTGA